The Lycium ferocissimum isolate CSIRO_LF1 chromosome 10, AGI_CSIRO_Lferr_CH_V1, whole genome shotgun sequence genome window below encodes:
- the LOC132034065 gene encoding uncharacterized protein LOC132034065 isoform X1, with protein sequence MKSTQYFYLLIIIFFFLLNLIPSPTSATHDNTNTNTHTSILFTTSGRLSYAFDIFAVPTTHSPTKSNELQLTDGNSINFNGHFPASLPPSLVSHLPDHSLITEKLPFHLIYVTERNGTHHIFYDAVFHGTSQSPERRAILELSGSTRVQVPLVGVDQSDGRVSLKDKPSLAGESLIYVSTHEDSGVPRRSWAAVYSTHLGSGSTRRLTPKGVADFSPAVSPSGVWTAVASYGKKGWSGEVQELDTDIYVFMTRNGSGRVKVVEHGGWPSWADDNTIYFHRRCDDGWWSVFKAVLSGERGVDSVSTQRVTPPGLHAFTPAASTVNKNLIAVATRRGTSEYRHIELFDVVSKKFTEITRPVSPHAHHLNPFFSPDSSWVGYHKCRGTGNGRGSDTLLLENLRNPIPGISLFRIDGSFPSFSPSGDRIAYVRSPGLYVVNYDGSGLRQISSRSAFSTAWDPKRKGVIYTSFGPIFASERTEVDIMSINVDDKDLSYKQLTIGGQNNAFPSPSPDGKWIVFRSGRSGHKNLYIMDALEGEAGGLRQLTEGPWTDTMCNWSPDGEWIAFASDRENPGSGSFEMYKIHPNGMGLRKVIQSGTGGRTNHPYFSPDGKYIVFTSDYAAVSAEPISNPHHYQPYGDIFVIKSDGSEIRRLTHNSYEDGTPAWGPTFIKPVDVELPNGGHPCSFEDCHWLSVRPNVSVMDASFGLGSAKIECAQ encoded by the exons ATGAAATCCACGCAATACTTCTACCTgctcatcatcatcttcttcttccttctgaACTTGATTCCATCCCCTACATCAGCAACCCATGataacaccaacaccaacacccaCACAAGCATACTTTTTACCACTTCAGGAAGATTAAGTTACGCTTTCGACATCTTCGCTGTTCCAACAACACACTCACCAACCAAATCAAACGAACTCCAATTAACTGACGGCAATTCCATTAACTTTAACGGCCATTTCCCTGCGTCCCTACCACCTTCCCTAGTCTCGCACCTACCTGATCATTCCCTCATCACCGAAAAGTTACCGTTTCATCTTATCTATGTAACGGAACGGAACGGGACCCACCATATATTTTACGACGCCGTTTTTCATGGTACTTCTCAGAGCCCCGAAAGAAGAGCCATACTTGAGTTGAGTGGGTCGACCCGAGTTCAG GTTCCATTGGTGGGTGTTGATCAGTCAGATGGAAGGGTTTCTTTGAAAGATAAACCTAGTTTAGCTGGGGAGTCTTTGATATACGTGTCAACTCATGAGGACTCGGGTGTGCCCCGAAGGAGCTGGGCCGCGGTGTACTCGACCCACTTGGGTTCCGGGTCGACCCGGAGGTTGACCCCTAAAGGAGTAGCTGACTTTAGCCCAGCAGTATCTCCATCGGGCGTTTGGACAGCAGTTGCATCGTACGGGAAGAAGGGTTGGAGTGGTGAGGTTCAAGAACTCGACACGGATATCTACGTGTTCATGACTCGAAACGGGTCGGGTAGGGTTAAAGTGGTGGAGCATGGTGGTTGGCCAAGTTGGGCTGATGATAACACGATTTATTTCCATCGAAGGTGCGATGATGGGTGGTGGAGTGTGTTCAAGGCTGTACTTTCAG GTGAACGCGGTGTTGACTCAGTCTCTACCCAGCGAGTCACACCACCGGGTTTGCACGCGTTCACCCCAGCAGCTTCTACTGTTAACAAGAATCTCATTGCTGTGGCTACCAGAAGAGGAACTTCAGAGTATCGACACATCGAGTTATTCGATGTCGTTTCAAAGAAGTTTACAGAAATAACCCGACCGGTGTCTCCTCATGCACATCATCTGAACCCGTTCTTTTCGCCTGATTCTTCATGGGTCGGGTACCATAAATGTCGAGGCACAGGCAATGGTAGAGGGAGTGATACACTGTTACTCGAAAATCTTCGAAACCCGATACCTGGAATCTCTTTATTCCGGATTGACGGGTCATTTCCGTCATTTTCACCAAGTGGTGATCGGATAGCTTATGTGAGGTCACCTGGATTATATGTGGTGAACTATGACGGGTCGGGTCTTCGTCAAATTTCATCAAGATCGGCTTTTTCCACAGCATGGGATCCAAAAAGAAAGGGAGTAATTTACACTAGCTTTGGACCCATATTTGCTAGTGAAAGGACAGAAGTGGATATCATGTCCATTAATGTAGATGATAAAGACCTGAGCTACAAACAATTGACAATAGGAGGGCAGAATAACGCATTTCCATCACCCTCACCCGATGGAAAATGGATCGTTTTCCGATCAGGGCGATCGGGTCACAAGAACTTGTACATTATGGATGCTTTGGAAGGAGAGGCGGGTGGTCTTCGTCAATTGACGGAGGGTCCATGGACCGATACCATGTGTAATTGGTCACCGGATGGTGAATGGATCGCATTTGCATCGGACCGAGAAAACCCCGGATCGGGTAGTTTCGAGATGTATAAGATTCACCCAAACGGGATGGGGCTGCGGAAGGTGATCCAGAGTGGTACGGGTGGGCGGACTAACCACCCGTATTTCAGCCCGGATGGGAAGTATATAGTGTTTACTTCAGACTATGCAGCGGTATCAGCTGAGCCCATCTCGAACCCTCATCATTATCAGCCATATGGTGATATCTTTGTGATCAAATCAGACGGTTCAGAAATTCGTAGATTAACCCACAATTCATACGAGGATGGGACCCCCGCATGGGGCCCCACTTTCATAAAACCTGTGGATGTGGAATTGCCTAATGGTGGACATCCCTGTTCTTTTGAAGATTGTCACTGGCTGAGTGTTAGACCTAATGTCAGTGTAATGGATGCATCTTTTGGATTGGGTTCAGCCAAGATTGAGTGTGCTCAGTGA
- the LOC132034066 gene encoding cyclin-A1-4-like, whose protein sequence is MNRRSSVSSAVAKRQAMAANSSASSTLDNNHGGKLTAKKRPALSNISNHTNAVTARNSLSHNSKLAPCTSKIVSIKKSTSGISSGTTFLPVSSSVRPSNKTVSIQRSDAVVPKITAVPLPAVTCSMDISPSHSDGSLVSMDESMSTSDTVRSPEVEYIDDDHEAAAVDSIEKKASSTLYISEHVKAAADICKRDVLVDLESGDKIVNIDNNLVDPQLCATMACDIYKHLRASEAKKRPSTDFMEKVQKDINPSMRAILIDWLVEVAEEYRLVPDTLYLTINYIDRYLSGNLMDRQRLQLLGVACMMIASKYEEICAPQVEEFCYITDNTYFKDEVLQMESAVLNFLKFEMTAPTVKCFLRRFVRAAQGLNEVLSLQLEHLASYIAELSLLEYSMLCYAPSLIAASAIFLAKYMLLPSMKPWNSTLGHYTLYQPSDLRDCVMALHSLCCNNTNSSLPAVREKYSQHKYKFVAKKYCPPTVPVEFFQNISS, encoded by the exons ATGAATAGGCGTTCGTCAGTATCGAGTGCGGTGGCAAAGAGGCAAGCAATGGCGGCTAATTCTTCAGCGTCATCGACGTTGGATAATAATCATGGGGGGAAATTAACGGCTAAGAAACGACCAGCGCTTTCTAATATTTCTAATCATACAAATGCTGTAACCGCTCGTAACTCGCTATCTCATAACTCCAAACTt GCACCATGTACATCTAAGATTGTAAGCATTAAGAAGAGCACTTCTGGAATTTCCTCAGGGACGACTTTTCTGCCAGTATCCTCCTCTGTTAGACCAAGCAATAAAACTGTTTCTATTCAAAGAAGTGATGCAGTTGTGCCGAAGATCACCGCCGTTCCTCTTCCTGCTGTCACTTGCAGCATGGACATATCTCCGTCTCACTCAGACGGATCATTGGTCTCCATGGATGAATCTATGTCAACTTCGGACACTGTGAGAAGTCCGGAAGTTGAATACATTGATGATGACCATGAAGCGGCTGCAGTTGATTCCATCGAGAAGAAGGCGTCTAGCACCCTCTACATCTCAGAACATGTCAAAGCAGCAGCAGATATATGCAAGAGAGATGTACTTGTGGACTTGGAATCAGGGGATAAAATTGTCAACATTGATAACAATCTTGTTGACCCACAGTTATGTGCTACAATGGCCTGTGACATATACAAACACTTGAGAGCCTCAGAG GCAAAGAAAAGGCCTTCCACAGATTTCATGGAGAAAGTACAGAAAGACATAAATCCTAGCATGCGTGCTATTCTAATTGACTGGCTTGTTGAG GTCGCCGAGGAGTACAGGCTTGTTCCAGACACACTGTATCTGACTATTAACTACATTGATCGGTATCTTTCTGGCAATTTGATGGACAGGCAACGACTACAGTTGCTTGGAGTAGCTTGCATGATGATCGCATC GAAATATGAGGAGATCTGTGCGCCTCAAGTAGAAGAGTTCTGCTACATAACAGACAACACTTACTTCAAGGATGAG GTCTTGCAAATGGAGTCTGCTGTTttaaatttcttgaagtttgaAATGACAGCTCCAACAGTCAAATGTTTTCTGAG GAGGTTTGTTCGCGCTGCTCAAGGACTTAATGAGGTTCTGTCGCTGCAGTTGGAACACTTGGCGAGCTACATAGCAGAACTCTCTCTTTTAGAGTACAGCATGCTTTGTTACGCTCCATCACTCATTGCTGCTTCTGCAATTTTCTTGGCCAAATATATGCTTCTTCCCTCAATGAAACCTTGG AACTCTACCTTGGGGCATTATACTCTGTACCAACCCTCTGATTTACGAGACTGTGTCATGGCACTACATAGCCTTTGCTGCAACAACACCAATTCTAGTTTACCAGCAGTCAGGGAAAAATACAGCCAGCACAAG TACAAATTTGTAGCAAAGAAGTATTGCCCGCCAACTGTACCTGTAGAGTTCTTCCAGAACATAAGCAGCTAA
- the LOC132034065 gene encoding uncharacterized protein LOC132034065 isoform X2, whose amino-acid sequence MKSTQYFYLLIIIFFFLLNLIPSPTSATHDNTNTNTHTSILFTTSGRLSYAFDIFAVPTTHSPTKSNELQLTDGNSINFNGHFPASLPPSLVSHLPDHSLITEKLPFHLIYVTERNGTHHIFYDAVFHGTSQSPERRAILELSGSTRVQSDGRVSLKDKPSLAGESLIYVSTHEDSGVPRRSWAAVYSTHLGSGSTRRLTPKGVADFSPAVSPSGVWTAVASYGKKGWSGEVQELDTDIYVFMTRNGSGRVKVVEHGGWPSWADDNTIYFHRRCDDGWWSVFKAVLSGERGVDSVSTQRVTPPGLHAFTPAASTVNKNLIAVATRRGTSEYRHIELFDVVSKKFTEITRPVSPHAHHLNPFFSPDSSWVGYHKCRGTGNGRGSDTLLLENLRNPIPGISLFRIDGSFPSFSPSGDRIAYVRSPGLYVVNYDGSGLRQISSRSAFSTAWDPKRKGVIYTSFGPIFASERTEVDIMSINVDDKDLSYKQLTIGGQNNAFPSPSPDGKWIVFRSGRSGHKNLYIMDALEGEAGGLRQLTEGPWTDTMCNWSPDGEWIAFASDRENPGSGSFEMYKIHPNGMGLRKVIQSGTGGRTNHPYFSPDGKYIVFTSDYAAVSAEPISNPHHYQPYGDIFVIKSDGSEIRRLTHNSYEDGTPAWGPTFIKPVDVELPNGGHPCSFEDCHWLSVRPNVSVMDASFGLGSAKIECAQ is encoded by the exons ATGAAATCCACGCAATACTTCTACCTgctcatcatcatcttcttcttccttctgaACTTGATTCCATCCCCTACATCAGCAACCCATGataacaccaacaccaacacccaCACAAGCATACTTTTTACCACTTCAGGAAGATTAAGTTACGCTTTCGACATCTTCGCTGTTCCAACAACACACTCACCAACCAAATCAAACGAACTCCAATTAACTGACGGCAATTCCATTAACTTTAACGGCCATTTCCCTGCGTCCCTACCACCTTCCCTAGTCTCGCACCTACCTGATCATTCCCTCATCACCGAAAAGTTACCGTTTCATCTTATCTATGTAACGGAACGGAACGGGACCCACCATATATTTTACGACGCCGTTTTTCATGGTACTTCTCAGAGCCCCGAAAGAAGAGCCATACTTGAGTTGAGTGGGTCGACCCGAGTTCAG TCAGATGGAAGGGTTTCTTTGAAAGATAAACCTAGTTTAGCTGGGGAGTCTTTGATATACGTGTCAACTCATGAGGACTCGGGTGTGCCCCGAAGGAGCTGGGCCGCGGTGTACTCGACCCACTTGGGTTCCGGGTCGACCCGGAGGTTGACCCCTAAAGGAGTAGCTGACTTTAGCCCAGCAGTATCTCCATCGGGCGTTTGGACAGCAGTTGCATCGTACGGGAAGAAGGGTTGGAGTGGTGAGGTTCAAGAACTCGACACGGATATCTACGTGTTCATGACTCGAAACGGGTCGGGTAGGGTTAAAGTGGTGGAGCATGGTGGTTGGCCAAGTTGGGCTGATGATAACACGATTTATTTCCATCGAAGGTGCGATGATGGGTGGTGGAGTGTGTTCAAGGCTGTACTTTCAG GTGAACGCGGTGTTGACTCAGTCTCTACCCAGCGAGTCACACCACCGGGTTTGCACGCGTTCACCCCAGCAGCTTCTACTGTTAACAAGAATCTCATTGCTGTGGCTACCAGAAGAGGAACTTCAGAGTATCGACACATCGAGTTATTCGATGTCGTTTCAAAGAAGTTTACAGAAATAACCCGACCGGTGTCTCCTCATGCACATCATCTGAACCCGTTCTTTTCGCCTGATTCTTCATGGGTCGGGTACCATAAATGTCGAGGCACAGGCAATGGTAGAGGGAGTGATACACTGTTACTCGAAAATCTTCGAAACCCGATACCTGGAATCTCTTTATTCCGGATTGACGGGTCATTTCCGTCATTTTCACCAAGTGGTGATCGGATAGCTTATGTGAGGTCACCTGGATTATATGTGGTGAACTATGACGGGTCGGGTCTTCGTCAAATTTCATCAAGATCGGCTTTTTCCACAGCATGGGATCCAAAAAGAAAGGGAGTAATTTACACTAGCTTTGGACCCATATTTGCTAGTGAAAGGACAGAAGTGGATATCATGTCCATTAATGTAGATGATAAAGACCTGAGCTACAAACAATTGACAATAGGAGGGCAGAATAACGCATTTCCATCACCCTCACCCGATGGAAAATGGATCGTTTTCCGATCAGGGCGATCGGGTCACAAGAACTTGTACATTATGGATGCTTTGGAAGGAGAGGCGGGTGGTCTTCGTCAATTGACGGAGGGTCCATGGACCGATACCATGTGTAATTGGTCACCGGATGGTGAATGGATCGCATTTGCATCGGACCGAGAAAACCCCGGATCGGGTAGTTTCGAGATGTATAAGATTCACCCAAACGGGATGGGGCTGCGGAAGGTGATCCAGAGTGGTACGGGTGGGCGGACTAACCACCCGTATTTCAGCCCGGATGGGAAGTATATAGTGTTTACTTCAGACTATGCAGCGGTATCAGCTGAGCCCATCTCGAACCCTCATCATTATCAGCCATATGGTGATATCTTTGTGATCAAATCAGACGGTTCAGAAATTCGTAGATTAACCCACAATTCATACGAGGATGGGACCCCCGCATGGGGCCCCACTTTCATAAAACCTGTGGATGTGGAATTGCCTAATGGTGGACATCCCTGTTCTTTTGAAGATTGTCACTGGCTGAGTGTTAGACCTAATGTCAGTGTAATGGATGCATCTTTTGGATTGGGTTCAGCCAAGATTGAGTGTGCTCAGTGA